ATACCTGTCAGCAGCGTGTACCGGACCATGCAAACGTATCTGGGTAGTCAATACGTCAACGACTTCATTATTTACGGGCGTAAGTTCCGCGTGGTGGCGCAGGCCGATACCATGTACCGAACTGATGTACGGAATCTGGGTAATTATTATGTACGGAATCAGGCTGGCCAACTGGTGCCGATCAGTACGGTGATTAAAACGACGGTTATTGAAAATGCGCCCTTGATTTCGCACTTCAACCTGTTCCGGTCGGTGGAGTTGAACGGCGGGGCTAAACCCGGCTTCAGTAGCAGCCAGGCCAATGATGCGTTGCGGGAAGTAGCAGCTAAAGTGCTGCCTGCCGGTTATTCCTATGATTTTGGTGGCCTAAGCCGGGAGGAAATCAATGCCGGGAATACGTCGATATACATTTTCATGCTGTCGATTGGATTTGTCTTTCTGTTCCTGGCCGCTTTGTACGAAAGCTGGTCAGTTCCCTTCTCAGTCTTATTATCCGTGCCTATAGGGGCATTGGGGGCTATTGTGGCGCTTATTCTGTTCCCGTATTTAAGCAACAACGTGTATGCCCAGATTGGCTTGATTACCCTGATCGGTCTGGCTGCGAAGAATGCTATCCTGATTGTTGAATTTGCGAAAGAGCGGGTGGATCGGGGTGAAGACCTCATTCAATCGACACTGGAAGCCGTTCGATTGCGACTTCGGCCTATTCTGATGACATCGCTGGCGTTTATTCTGGGTGTATTTCCGCTGGCCATTGCCAGTGGAGCCGGTGGAGTAGCCCGCGCAACGATCGGCCGAACAGTACTAGGCGGGATGCTGGCGGCTACGTCCATTGCTATTTTCGTGGTGCCTGTTTTGTACGTTGGTATCACGCGGCTGGCCTATGGTAAAAAAGGGCTGGAAGAACTAAAAAAGAATGCGAAGAACGAAGAGAAGCCTCACGAAGAGCCACAGCCAGCAATCGATAAGTAAAGCGAATTATGAGCGGGTTGACGCCTGTTGTTAGCTCATAAAGACTTCTGGTTGATTGTTGATTTTCTGCGCGTTCACTTTCCTGTACTATTGCAAAGGGTTTACATCAAAAGCCTTTGCAATAGTATGACAGGGCGCAAAAAAATATTTCTGACCGCCGGAAACCAACAACTACCTTCCATTACTGCGCAGGCGCGGGTACATTATTCGAGCGATGGACGGAGCGGTACCGTGCACTATTCAAGCCCGCAGGCCTCCTTTTCCATGTGGTACGAATTTGCGGGGGGGGATGCCATTGCGATTATTGATATACCAACCCCCGGAACCTGGGTAGAACGAACTAAACTTCCTCTAACTGACCGCGAAACGGTTTTACAGTTTATTGGTGATCAGGTTGTTCGCGATCAGGTACCTGGTGGTGGCTATTTCGACTGTTCGGATAATACCATGACAATCTATCGAGGCCAAAAGCCTGTATAGTCAGGTAATTGACAACTCCTGACTATTACCTACACCTCACCCTTTAATGGATGGATGTTCGGGGCGAACAGGTGAATGAGTAGCCAGGCCAGTACGTAGGCACTTCCACACATCAGAAAGATGTAATTGTATCCTATCGTAATGTTGCCCTGTGCTTTATAAGTATCCAGTAAGGCACCTACAACTATTGGAAATAAGATTCCACCCACCGAACCGGCCATACCACCCAGCCCAACTACAGAACTTACAGCACTTTTTGGGAACATATCGGATACCAGAGTAAACAGATTGGCGCTCCAGGCCTGGTGTGCAGCCACCGCCAGGCTCAATAAGCCCACAACCTCCCAGATAGATGTTGCATAACGAGTCAGTACAATGGGTACAATACAGAAGGCATATAGCAACATGGCCGTTTTTCGAGAGCGGTTAATGGTCCACCCCCGATTCAGAAAGTAGCCCGATAAATAACCACCGCCAACACTGCCAATCGTCGCGGCTGTATAAACGATGATGAGGGGCAGGCTTGGTTTCTTAAGATCAAGATTGAACGAGGCCGCAAAATACGAAGGGAGCCAAAACAGGAAGAACCACCATACCGGATCAGTCAGCAGTTTTCCCAGAATAAAGGCCCAGGTCTGACGACGCCGAATCAGATCGATCCAGCGAACGTTGGAAGCACCATCCGTCGTACCTTCAGTATCCTGGGTGATGAAGGCTAGTTCCTGCGTCGATACATTCTTATGCTTTTGTGGGCTATCGTACGACCACCACCAGAAAAAAAGCCAGATAAATCCGATTAACCCCGTCAGTATAAACGCTACCTGCCAGCCGTATACGCCTAGAAGCCAGGGAACGGCGATGGGAGCGACCACGGCGCCAATATTAGTACCCGCATTGAAAAGACCCGTAGCGAGAGCCCGCTCATGGCGTGGAAACCATTCGGCCACTGTCTTGATGGCTGCCGGGAAGTTACCGCCCTCGCCTAGACCCAGTAAGGCCCGATACACCCCAAAGCTGAACGTACTGGTGGCTACGGCGTGCAAAGCAGCGGCTATCGACCAGACTAAAACGGCCAGTACATACCCCACCTTCGTACCAATTTTATCGATCAGACGACCAAAGACGACATAACTAAGCGCATAAGCCGCCTGAAAGGCCATGACAATATGGCTATAGTCTGTTTCGGTCCAGTTGAAGATTGTTTCCAGCGTTGGTTTGAGCAGGCTGATCACCTGACGATCGAGGTAGTTGATCGTGGTTGCTACAAACAGTAATCCAACAATTCGCCAGCGGTAGTTGGTCATAAATGGGTAGTCATTAAATGGTCATTTATGGTCATCGTTAGTCATGGAACAGTCATTACTGGTTATTGACCGCTTCCCGGCAATGCGCAATAAATGACTATGCATGACCAACAATGCCGGTACATGACAATGTAGCTAAAACGGTAAGGTGCGAAGAGACTGGCTACTTTCCTGAGCCAGATCAATGATTCGCGCTAGCTGCTGAATTTCGGTAGGCTTGATTTCGGGCTGGGCTCCATTAACGATCACCTCATACAGATTGTCGTAGAACGGAGCGTAATTGCCCGGAGCGCTTTCAATGAGTTCGGCTTTCCCATCCCGGTATAGCGTACCCCATCGATCATCGGGTTCAATGCCTAAATCGGGCTCATTGGGCAATCTATTTGTTCGGAGCCGCTCTTCCTGCGGGTCCAGACCACCTTTCAGAAATGAGCCTTCGGTGCCATGCAGACTGTACCGTAATTTGTTCTGATACATCATCAGGCTGGATTCAAGCCGAACGACCTTATCGGCATAGCCAAGCTTAATGTCGAAATAATCGGAGACATGGCTATTGGGGCGCAGGATTCGAACGGTGCCCTGTACCGTTTCAGGAGCCCCAAACAAATGCAGGGCCTGATCGAGCAGGTGAGGTCCCAGATTATACAAATTGCCTCTGCCCGTACCTGCCTGTTCTTTCCAGCTCTGCGAATTGGGTGGTACAGGTGAATAGCGGTCGTATCGGCACTCATAATCGACCAGCGTGCCCAAAGCCCCGTCGGCCAGCAATCGTTTAATCGTCAGAAAATCGGAATCCCAGCGTCGATTCTGGTAGGCAGTGGCCAATTTACCCTGTTTCTGGGCCAGTTCGAGTAGGTCGATGGCTTCGTGTTCAGTCAGGGCAAAGGGTTTTTCAACGACAACATGCTTCCCCTGTTCGAGGGCTTTCCGGGCGTACTCAACGTGGATTTCGTTCGGACTGCAAATAAAAATCAGGTCAATCGCCGGGTCTGCAAAGAGTTCGTCGGGGGTAGCTACCCACTCAATTGACGGATCGAACTGCCGGACAGCATCAGGACGGCTACTGGCAATTTTTTTAAGATGAAAACGCGGATTGACCGTCAGGAACGGCGTGTGAAAATAACGCCCCGACAATCCAAACCCAACCAAACCAACTTGAATAACCTGTGGCATATAGCGATAGAGGAATTAGGAGATACAATCGGTTAATAGTTTTCTATACACGGCCGTAAAGCGATTGTACCTCCTATAAAGCAGTTTGCCTGGGTTTATCTCCTGCTTAGGATGGCAAATTGTTGGTTGGTTAGCTACTTTACCGTTCCTGAAACAGGTACCAGTTGGGCCGATAGGTCAGGCGTTTTCATGTCTTTGTCGAACGGAAACATGGGGCGTTTGATGCGCTTGTAAGGAAGCCGGAACAGATCCTGATCGACACCACCGGGCGTTAGCGCCATGATCCAGTCCGCACGCATGTTGTACAGTTCCGGTTCGAGGTAGCCAATCTTCACAACGACGATATCCGCTTCACGCGGCTTCAGTCCTAATCGGGTAAAGTCGATTTCTTTGTGATACGGTTTGCGCTTTTGGGTGATGATCACATGCACGCTCCCTACCTTGATAACCGCTTCTACTTCAGCATCTTTATCGCCGTGTACAATCGACTCTACAGTACCTTTGAGAGGAATTGGAGGAGCATATCGGGCATCGACAGCTGCTCCGGCTTTCCCTTCTACAGTTCCGCCAACGCCAGCCGCAATGGCTTTTTTGATTAGCTCCGGGGCGGGTATGGACGCGTAAATTAAGGAAGGACCATTCTCTTTCTGAAAGACTGGCCGGGACAAAATCTGAGTGAGTGTCCAGGTAACATCGCCTGCTCCACCAGCCGTTGGATTGTCGCCGGTATCGCTAATAAAAAAAGGATGTTTAGAACTGGCTAAAGCTTTTGCCAGGCATTCATCCAAAGTACCTGTTGGTGCCACAAAACCGAACTCGGAGCGAACCCGCCAGAAATGCTGCGCTAGTTTTTCGGCCGCCTGGGTCACACTGGCTTTATCGTCGCCGGTAACCATCACCACGGCATGATTGCGGGGTTCATCGGCCCAGGCGTATCCAATCCAGATACCGGCATCGACAATACCCGGCTGATGGTCGGCCAGTGGAGCTACGTCCTGATACAGGCTTTTGCCCGGCTCGATGCGCGTGCTGGTTTTTTCGCCGGGGAGCAGAATCGGAATGGGTACCCAGGCTTTGTAGGCCGGTTTGCCTTTACCGCTTTTGATGCGTTCCAGCAAATGGACAACCGCCCGTTCTTTGGTTTGCATAGCATCTTCGTGCGGAGCCATCCGGTAGCAGGTCATCAAATCGGTGTTTTGAGCCAGCCGCCAGGAAACGTTGCCGTGCAAATCCATTGAGGTCGAAATGAGCGTCTTATAGCCAATGACCTGCCGAATGCGGGTGATCAGGTCGCCTTCGGGATCATCGAGCCCTTTCACGCTCATGGCCCCATGAATGTCGAAATAGAGCCCATCATACGGACCATACTTTTTGAGCGAATCCAGCATTTTACCCACCAGCGACTCGTAGGCTTCGCGTGTTACGGCCCCGCCCGGAAGCGATTTACCCACAACCGTCGGAAACCAGATAGCCTGTTTCCGCAAAGGAGCCACGGGCATCATGAACGGATAGGCGTTGAATACTTCGGGGCCGTAGCGGGCGTGGAAGGCTTCTTCCAGAGTAACGGCCGGAGAAAACGTGCTGGACTCGATGCCTAGACCAGCAATGGCGATGCGGGGTAAACGCGTGTCGTTGCCATGAATCGGCTGGGCAAGGCTGACTTGAATGGAGAGAAGGGTGGTAATTAGGACGAAGAAGAGCTGTTTCATGCCCACAAGTTAGCGTATTCCCTCGAAATCTGGGGCGGTAGAATTGGACGGGCTAGACTTCTTTCGTTAGGGCATCGACCTGTTTTTTCTGTGGGTTATATGAACTGATTTACCGGCTAAGGCTTTTACCGAGTTGCTAAAAGGAGGCTACAGCATCACAACGCCTTCTTCGGGATATGATTTCTTTTTGAACTGAACATCCCGCAACTGCTCCCAGGAAATTGTTTCTGATACTGTTGTCAGATGGAGAGATGCCCCAAGGAAAAAGGTTAGGAGTAAGGAAATAGGCGTCATGACACTCCATGGTTGTAATGTGTTCGGCAGTAACGAATATTTAGTAGATGGGTGAGTACCAGATAGCCAACCAGTTTTAGCTTGCCAAGTTAGGTGTGTGATTTTGTGCAACATTGTTGCGTTTTTTGTTGGGCGTACCTGAAATGCTGATGGATGGATTTGTATGTGTTTATTTTCAGGCTACCTTTGTTACGCTATGCGCTCTCTGCTGATCTATACGCTCCTACTGGCTGTGCTGCTACCCAGCATCAGTTCATGGGGTATCATTGCGCATTATCAACTGAATAAAGAATACATTGCTCGTGTCTTATGCGAGAATCGGGATAAACCGCAGATGCATTGTGATGGTAAATGCTACCTGGCTAAACGGCTAAAAGCGCAACAGGATAAGCAGGATAAAGAGACCACCGAGCGTGTTCAGCATACCTCACTCGTTCAACTATATTTCGAGGCTTATCAGGTATTTACCTTTGTATCGCCAGTAGTGGATACGCATCGCCATGTATTTACATATCTGCTTAGCCTGTATACGGCTCCAGCCCATGGTCTTCTTCGACCACCCTGTGCCTGATTGGGTACACTAATCGTTTCTGGTCGATAGCTCTCCGCTCAGATGGACAGGCTTACTATAGCTAGGCTGTCCATCAACGGATCGGCGTTGTCGGCCAAGCTTTCTTATTCTTCTAGTTCTGTCTGTTTGCTCATTGTGTGAGCAGGAGGCTTCCATTTTTCTTTTGTATGAATGCTATGAACTATAGTATGGCCTTATTGATAGGTCTATTTTGCCTTGCCTGCCAATCAAAGAAACTATCTACTGATGCGGCTAATCAGGCTGATTCAAGTGTGCTAATCAAGGCTAAATCTCAATCGGTAGCCGATCTCGAAAAACAGATTCTGGCCCTTCATGACAGCGTAATGCCCGCCATGAGCGACCTGATGAAACTAAGAAAACAGGTGACGGAGCAGTTAGGTGAGCTGGAAAAAGAGCCCATGTCGGCTGATGTCCGGCAGCGGAAAGAGCGTGCTCTGGCCATCAAGGCAGCCCTGGATAAAGCCGATACGTCGATGATGGATTGGATGCATACCTATAACGGAGATACCCTGGTACAATTGACTGAGCAACAGGCCATGGCGTATTTGAAAGATCAACGGCAGCGTGTAAATGCGATGAGTCAGTTGATGCGCAAAAGTATCGACGACGCGAAGGCTTATCTGAAATAACCATGAAATTCAGTTACACGTGTATAAGTCTGTTGTTGCTGGTTGGCCTGAGCCAATGTAGCCTGACAACTGAAAAGCTGCCCTATATCGGCGAGCCCGAAACGGTGACCAAAATGGTAGATGGAAAAGAAGTTACGGAGCGGGATTATCCAGTCATTCCAGCGTTTTCGTTCACCAATCAATACGGTAAGACGGTAACCCAACAGGATTTTGACGGAAAAATCTACGTGACGGACTTTTTCTTTACGACCTGTCCGACGATCTGTCCGATCATGAAAAGGAATATGCTGAACGTCTACAAAGCTTACAAGGATAGCCCCGACGTCAGGATTTTATCGCATACCATCGACCCAGATCATGATACACCGGCGGTGCTGAAGGAATACGCTCAGGAGTTGGGTATTACGGGGGCTATGTGGCAGTTCGTAACCGGCGATCGGGAGAAAATCTATGACATCGGTGAAAATCACTATCTGGTAACGGCAGGAAAAGACCCCAAAGCACCGGGTGGCTACATTCATAGTGGAGCCTTTGTCTTGATTGACAGGGAGAAGCATATTCGGGGGATGTATGATGGCACCACGCTCGAAGGAACTCAGAAGCTGATCCGGGATATTAATGTGCTCCGGCAGGAATACGAGTAGCGAATGGAAATGACCAAACTCATATGAAACTAACACGTCGTCTGTTTACGGTTCATAGCTGGCTTGGGCTAGTAACCGGTCTTTTTCTACTTCTGCTGGGGCTGAGTGGATCGGTGCTCGTGTTCCGGCATGAACTGGATCAGTTTGCCAACCGTGAAGTCCTGACGGTAAAGTTACCAACTCAGATTGTAGCCCATCCTTTAGCCCGGTGTTATCAAACGATTACCAGCCGTTATCCAAACCTGGACGGCATTGCCTGGCTTAATCCTGACGCTGGCCCAACGGATGCGTATGATTTCCGGCTGTATCTCAACGATGCGCGGTTGTTCACCTACGATCTGGGACTTATTTCGTTCGATCCGTATACGGGGACTATTCTGCGCGAAGGCAAATCGGCTGATTTTACGCCCAGCTACATCGAATGGTTATTCCAGTTTCATTTTAGTTTTCAGTTGGGCGTACCCGGTGCGGCTATAACGGCGCTGTTTGGTCTGACCATGCTCGCGTCCTTGCTGACGGGCCTGGTCATTTATCGGAAAATGATCTGGAAAGTACTGACGTTTCGGGCACGAATCAACCGTAAAAACTGGCGTACCATCAGCTCAGACCTGCACCGGATTGTAGGCGTCTGGTCGTTATTGCTCAATGCTGTAATCTTCTTTACGGGTTTCTGGATGAACCTGTTTGCTTTCGAGACCAAAACCTGGCGAACTGAGCAAATGCCGACGAAGTCAAATACGCCTATGATCCTGCCAGCCGATGTCCTATACCGACAAGCCAGGCGATTGATGCCCGATCTGGAACCGTCTTACGTGTATCTGCCGACGCAGCCCGAACGCAAATTCAGTTTAAGGGGAGCGTTAAAAGATCAATGGACTTTATGGGGAACGGGTAATTCCGTAACCCTTGATCAGCAAACAGGCAAGCTGGTTCAGATGAGTCGACTATCAGAACTTCCATTCGGAGAGCGTCTGGAAGCGACATTCTTTCCATTGCATGTAGGCAACTACGGCGGCTTACCGGTGAAAATTCTGTATGTACTGATTGGCTTAACGCCTGGCCTTCTGGCCGTTACGGGGTTTCTGCTTTGGTGGCGGAGGACCCGAAAACCAGTCCGATCTGCCTCGGTGAAAGCGATCTCCATGAAACCGGTTAATGGCTGAACAAAGACAATTTACGATGAATACCTTACCAACTCGTCACGATTTACGCCAGTTACTGGCTAATACGGGCGTTGCGTTGCCCGACGTGAAGTCATTCTTAGAGCAGGATGCCGTCATCTGGACTGCACTAGTGCTCATTCATTTCACGATACTGCTGGGGATTGGCGATCTGCTCGTCCGGCTCTGGCCACTCACGCATTATTAAAACAAATCACATGAAAAAGCTTAGTCAACTTATCATCAGTCTATTGCTGCTGATGGTATTGGGTCTGTCTGCACAGGCCCAGTCTGGTACGAATAGCGATACAACCCGCGTCGCTATTCTGCTCTTCCCCGGTGTCGAACTGCTTGACTTTGCGGGCCCACTGGAGGTTTTTAATCACATGGAAGCCGCTACCGTATATACGGTAGCGGCTCAGTCTGGCCCCATGACCATCATGCAAAAAATGCTAACCGTCGTGCCCGAATACACCCTGTCGACAGCGCCACTACCTGATGTGCTGGTTGTGCCGGGTGGACGAATGGAGGAGGTCATGCAGGATAGCAGCGTCGTCAACTGGATTAGTCGGACGAGTGCCCACCGCAAACTGACGATGTCGGTTTGCACGGGTACGTTTCTACTGAACAAGGCGGGTATGTTAGACGGAAAGACCATCACAACGCACTGGGCAGCCACCCACATGCTCCAGCAAATAGCCCCAAAAGCCACCGTGATGGAGCACACCCGGTTCGTGGATCAGGGCAATCTGTTGACCACAGCGGGCGTATCAGCGGGTATTGACGGGGCCTTGCACGTAGTAGCCCGGCTGAAAGGCATGGAGGCTGCCAAACAGATTGCCCGGATCATGGAATACGATAATTGGGAGCCGCAGGCGGGGCTGGTTGTCGGTAAAGCACAAGCCCATACAAAGGGGAAAACCAAAGCCACCGTTAACAAAGCAACAGTCGTTAAAAAAACGGTAGCTGCGAAACCGACTCAATTGAAACTAGCCTCACTCATTGATCCGGTTTGCCAGATGTCGGTGGAGGGAATGGTGGCCGATACGGCCCGGTACATGGGGAAAACGTATGGCTTCTGCT
This window of the Spirosoma aerolatum genome carries:
- a CDS encoding MFS transporter, whose amino-acid sequence is MTNYRWRIVGLLFVATTINYLDRQVISLLKPTLETIFNWTETDYSHIVMAFQAAYALSYVVFGRLIDKIGTKVGYVLAVLVWSIAAALHAVATSTFSFGVYRALLGLGEGGNFPAAIKTVAEWFPRHERALATGLFNAGTNIGAVVAPIAVPWLLGVYGWQVAFILTGLIGFIWLFFWWWSYDSPQKHKNVSTQELAFITQDTEGTTDGASNVRWIDLIRRRQTWAFILGKLLTDPVWWFFLFWLPSYFAASFNLDLKKPSLPLIIVYTAATIGSVGGGYLSGYFLNRGWTINRSRKTAMLLYAFCIVPIVLTRYATSIWEVVGLLSLAVAAHQAWSANLFTLVSDMFPKSAVSSVVGLGGMAGSVGGILFPIVVGALLDTYKAQGNITIGYNYIFLMCGSAYVLAWLLIHLFAPNIHPLKGEV
- a CDS encoding Gfo/Idh/MocA family oxidoreductase — its product is MPQVIQVGLVGFGLSGRYFHTPFLTVNPRFHLKKIASSRPDAVRQFDPSIEWVATPDELFADPAIDLIFICSPNEIHVEYARKALEQGKHVVVEKPFALTEHEAIDLLELAQKQGKLATAYQNRRWDSDFLTIKRLLADGALGTLVDYECRYDRYSPVPPNSQSWKEQAGTGRGNLYNLGPHLLDQALHLFGAPETVQGTVRILRPNSHVSDYFDIKLGYADKVVRLESSLMMYQNKLRYSLHGTEGSFLKGGLDPQEERLRTNRLPNEPDLGIEPDDRWGTLYRDGKAELIESAPGNYAPFYDNLYEVIVNGAQPEIKPTEIQQLARIIDLAQESSQSLRTLPF
- a CDS encoding M81 family metallopeptidase, with amino-acid sequence MKQLFFVLITTLLSIQVSLAQPIHGNDTRLPRIAIAGLGIESSTFSPAVTLEEAFHARYGPEVFNAYPFMMPVAPLRKQAIWFPTVVGKSLPGGAVTREAYESLVGKMLDSLKKYGPYDGLYFDIHGAMSVKGLDDPEGDLITRIRQVIGYKTLISTSMDLHGNVSWRLAQNTDLMTCYRMAPHEDAMQTKERAVVHLLERIKSGKGKPAYKAWVPIPILLPGEKTSTRIEPGKSLYQDVAPLADHQPGIVDAGIWIGYAWADEPRNHAVVMVTGDDKASVTQAAEKLAQHFWRVRSEFGFVAPTGTLDECLAKALASSKHPFFISDTGDNPTAGGAGDVTWTLTQILSRPVFQKENGPSLIYASIPAPELIKKAIAAGVGGTVEGKAGAAVDARYAPPIPLKGTVESIVHGDKDAEVEAVIKVGSVHVIITQKRKPYHKEIDFTRLGLKPREADIVVVKIGYLEPELYNMRADWIMALTPGGVDQDLFRLPYKRIKRPMFPFDKDMKTPDLSAQLVPVSGTVK
- a CDS encoding SCO family protein — its product is MKFSYTCISLLLLVGLSQCSLTTEKLPYIGEPETVTKMVDGKEVTERDYPVIPAFSFTNQYGKTVTQQDFDGKIYVTDFFFTTCPTICPIMKRNMLNVYKAYKDSPDVRILSHTIDPDHDTPAVLKEYAQELGITGAMWQFVTGDREKIYDIGENHYLVTAGKDPKAPGGYIHSGAFVLIDREKHIRGMYDGTTLEGTQKLIRDINVLRQEYE
- a CDS encoding PepSY-associated TM helix domain-containing protein; the encoded protein is MKLTRRLFTVHSWLGLVTGLFLLLLGLSGSVLVFRHELDQFANREVLTVKLPTQIVAHPLARCYQTITSRYPNLDGIAWLNPDAGPTDAYDFRLYLNDARLFTYDLGLISFDPYTGTILREGKSADFTPSYIEWLFQFHFSFQLGVPGAAITALFGLTMLASLLTGLVIYRKMIWKVLTFRARINRKNWRTISSDLHRIVGVWSLLLNAVIFFTGFWMNLFAFETKTWRTEQMPTKSNTPMILPADVLYRQARRLMPDLEPSYVYLPTQPERKFSLRGALKDQWTLWGTGNSVTLDQQTGKLVQMSRLSELPFGERLEATFFPLHVGNYGGLPVKILYVLIGLTPGLLAVTGFLLWWRRTRKPVRSASVKAISMKPVNG
- a CDS encoding DJ-1/PfpI family protein, which gives rise to MKKLSQLIISLLLLMVLGLSAQAQSGTNSDTTRVAILLFPGVELLDFAGPLEVFNHMEAATVYTVAAQSGPMTIMQKMLTVVPEYTLSTAPLPDVLVVPGGRMEEVMQDSSVVNWISRTSAHRKLTMSVCTGTFLLNKAGMLDGKTITTHWAATHMLQQIAPKATVMEHTRFVDQGNLLTTAGVSAGIDGALHVVARLKGMEAAKQIARIMEYDNWEPQAGLVVGKAQAHTKGKTKATVNKATVVKKTVAAKPTQLKLASLIDPVCQMSVEGMVADTARYMGKTYGFCSKICKERFKHQPLSYVKQ